The following proteins are co-located in the Streptococcus downei MFe28 genome:
- a CDS encoding SDR family NAD(P)-dependent oxidoreductase: MRKYNRQPKTIIVTGGSSGIGLELAKLLAGEAAEIVLLARNQVKLSQAKTALEALNPSLEVFTISADLSTVEGIFQAVKQVEALHLNIDSLVNNVGYGVSGLADSLDLDTVEKATVANALAPTLLTQAFLPAIVRNQGNILFMGAGAATHPMPSLVHYSASKNLIHGLVRGLRIDLKGTGVHVTEIQPGPVATNFGTSSGGSGSSQDFADNNPLKKVEITPQQCAKESLAALRANKLLHYPGRGYRFLIRLTKLVPSPLMEKLLQRFIQR; the protein is encoded by the coding sequence ATGCGAAAGTACAACAGACAACCAAAAACGATTATTGTGACAGGCGGAAGTTCTGGCATCGGGTTAGAATTGGCAAAACTACTTGCTGGAGAAGCAGCAGAGATTGTCCTCCTTGCTCGGAATCAGGTCAAGCTTTCCCAAGCTAAGACTGCCCTGGAGGCCCTAAATCCTAGCCTTGAAGTCTTCACTATCAGTGCTGATTTATCAACTGTTGAGGGAATTTTCCAGGCTGTTAAGCAAGTTGAAGCGTTACATCTTAATATTGATAGCTTGGTAAATAATGTCGGCTATGGAGTCAGCGGCTTGGCTGATAGTTTAGATCTAGATACTGTTGAGAAGGCTACAGTTGCTAATGCTTTGGCTCCGACTCTGCTCACTCAGGCTTTCTTACCTGCCATCGTTCGTAATCAGGGGAATATCCTCTTTATGGGAGCAGGGGCTGCCACTCATCCTATGCCTAGTCTGGTCCACTATTCTGCTAGTAAAAACCTCATCCATGGTTTGGTCAGGGGCCTTCGCATTGATTTAAAGGGCACCGGAGTACATGTTACTGAGATTCAGCCTGGTCCTGTTGCTACGAATTTTGGGACCAGCAGTGGTGGTTCTGGCTCTTCCCAGGATTTTGCAGACAATAATCCTCTGAAAAAGGTTGAAATCACGCCCCAACAATGTGCGAAAGAATCTCTTGCTGCCTTGCGAGCTAATAAATTGCTTCATTATCCTGGCAGAGGCTATCGCTTCCTCATACGCCTTACCAAGCTGGTGCCTTCTCCGCTTATGGAAAAGTTATTACAAAGATTTATCCAACGCTAA
- a CDS encoding ABC transporter permease, whose protein sequence is MQNWKFALGSIMGHKMRSFLTMLGVIIGVASVSFVLALGNGFKVKMADTISKAQHDVQVYYVSSSGSTEDENEALASGQMPKGAPKVQEAWLETIVKNVDGISGYYITNTTTANVASTKKKVKQVTLTGVSQSYFKVRSLKILAGRRLEESDYTQLSRYTMIDRKLADKLFSSYDEALNQIVEIGGKQFRVVGVYKDPNEADTSYSMASGNAIFTNSMLASEFNLDEISAIYVHVPDVDKSLDSGRAAAKELTKLSGASSGKFKTYDLTEAIAQYKAQVSGISLFIGLIGATTLIVGGIGVMNIMLVSVTERTREIGLRKALGATRSNILMQFLIESVLLTLIGGAIGLLLARGIVGLLAKSEGLLAQLGRPSISFGTILISLFFSVLVGIVFGILPANKASKLDPIEALRYE, encoded by the coding sequence ATGCAAAATTGGAAATTCGCCCTAGGTTCAATCATGGGGCACAAGATGCGGTCCTTTCTGACTATGTTAGGGGTCATCATCGGAGTAGCATCGGTGTCTTTTGTCTTGGCTTTGGGGAATGGCTTTAAGGTCAAGATGGCTGATACTATCAGTAAGGCCCAACATGATGTTCAAGTCTATTATGTCTCATCATCTGGTAGTACAGAAGATGAGAATGAAGCTTTGGCTAGTGGTCAAATGCCTAAAGGTGCCCCTAAAGTTCAAGAGGCTTGGTTAGAGACCATCGTTAAGAACGTTGATGGAATTTCTGGCTATTATATTACTAATACGACAACCGCAAATGTTGCTTCGACCAAGAAAAAAGTTAAACAGGTTACTCTAACGGGAGTTAGTCAAAGCTATTTTAAAGTTCGCAGTCTTAAAATTCTAGCTGGTCGCCGTTTGGAAGAATCGGACTATACCCAGCTATCCCGTTATACCATGATTGATAGAAAATTGGCGGATAAGCTTTTTTCAAGCTATGATGAGGCTCTCAATCAAATCGTTGAGATAGGTGGCAAACAGTTCCGAGTTGTTGGTGTTTATAAAGATCCCAACGAGGCTGATACCTCATACAGTATGGCGTCAGGAAATGCTATTTTTACAAATAGTATGTTGGCTTCTGAATTTAATTTGGATGAAATCAGTGCTATTTACGTCCATGTCCCTGATGTTGATAAGTCATTAGATTCGGGAAGGGCAGCAGCAAAAGAGCTGACCAAACTGTCTGGGGCAAGTAGTGGAAAATTTAAGACTTACGATTTAACAGAAGCGATTGCCCAATATAAAGCGCAAGTTTCTGGTATTTCTCTCTTTATTGGTCTGATCGGAGCAACAACTCTGATTGTTGGTGGTATCGGTGTTATGAATATTATGCTGGTATCAGTTACAGAGCGCACCAGAGAAATTGGCTTGCGGAAGGCATTGGGAGCGACTCGTTCAAATATCCTGATGCAATTTTTGATTGAGTCAGTCCTCCTAACTCTAATAGGGGGTGCGATTGGATTGTTGTTGGCTAGAGGAATTGTTGGTCTCTTAGCTAAGTCAGAGGGACTTTTGGCGCAGTTAGGAAGGCCAAGTATTTCCTTCGGTACCATCTTAATTAGTCTATTCTTCTCGGTCCTTGTTGGTATTGTCTTTGGTATTCTGCCGGCAAATAAGGCCAGTAAGCTGGATCCGATTGAAGCTCTGCGTTATGAATAA
- a CDS encoding ComC/BlpC family leader-containing pheromone/bacteriocin, whose amino-acid sequence MKFNFTNYENLSTKELSFIQGGGWRQELLNFLIETSMPIGWNWHQKK is encoded by the coding sequence ATGAAATTCAATTTTACCAATTATGAAAATTTATCTACGAAGGAATTATCATTCATCCAAGGTGGTGGCTGGCGACAGGAGCTTCTTAATTTTCTAATTGAGACCAGTATGCCAATTGGTTGGAATTGGCATCAAAAAAAGTAA
- a CDS encoding PTS sugar transporter subunit IIC, whose protein sequence is MKHSYFKYFLKFRYQLYQSFSDVFPFAMIYAWLAICYNLLISENSFLAETSQWDFYLQGWWLFISQSLSNVLRFLTYFMSAFFVASFIKRDLEHSKADSYLPSLLGFLAVWLTVSKSAQGADGTPLSQPSWLLLIFISLAIILVVRLWRWQSQALAYSGLGIILISIYLISNFLKHFPSFKPEYLLQMSFSDWMGNGPSHLWQVLLWSLLAIFLLIFGFVIPNVLLHPYTELTVVGDNLNAALNQSIDKIPHLFTLYTVKDSFAMFGGVGLILALAIAVFIESRRRSYSPYRRLALWTMIPIIFDQNLPFLLGLPVILQPILLLPMVVTTLIAEGLGALCLQLGWLDPSVYTVPNGTPSLLFGFLASNGDWRYLLVTLVILVLSVLIYLPFVKIALSKEVAHEKTH, encoded by the coding sequence ATGAAGCATTCTTATTTCAAGTATTTCTTAAAATTTCGATACCAGCTTTATCAGAGTTTTAGCGATGTCTTCCCATTTGCGATGATTTACGCTTGGTTGGCCATCTGTTATAATCTTCTAATTTCAGAAAATTCCTTTCTGGCAGAAACCAGCCAGTGGGACTTTTACTTGCAGGGCTGGTGGCTGTTTATTTCCCAAAGCCTTTCTAATGTCTTGCGATTTTTGACCTACTTCATGTCAGCCTTTTTTGTGGCTAGTTTTATTAAGCGTGACTTGGAGCATTCAAAGGCAGACTCCTACCTTCCCAGTCTTCTAGGCTTTTTAGCCGTCTGGCTGACAGTATCAAAGTCTGCTCAAGGGGCTGATGGTACTCCCCTTAGCCAACCTTCCTGGCTGCTGTTGATTTTTATAAGCTTAGCTATTATCTTGGTTGTTCGTTTATGGCGATGGCAGTCTCAAGCTTTAGCATATTCAGGCTTAGGAATCATTTTGATTTCCATTTATCTTATTTCTAATTTTCTCAAACATTTTCCGAGCTTTAAACCGGAGTATCTTCTGCAAATGAGTTTTTCAGATTGGATGGGGAACGGTCCCAGTCATTTGTGGCAAGTGCTCCTTTGGTCTTTGTTAGCCATTTTTCTTCTCATTTTTGGTTTTGTTATTCCAAACGTTCTTCTTCATCCATACACAGAACTGACAGTAGTAGGGGATAATTTAAATGCAGCTCTCAACCAAAGTATTGATAAAATTCCTCATTTATTCACACTTTATACAGTTAAGGACAGCTTTGCCATGTTTGGAGGTGTTGGGCTTATTTTAGCCTTAGCTATCGCTGTCTTCATTGAGAGTCGGCGACGGTCGTATTCCCCCTATAGACGCTTGGCTCTTTGGACGATGATTCCAATTATCTTCGACCAAAATCTTCCTTTCCTATTGGGTCTCCCGGTCATTTTGCAGCCAATTCTTTTGCTGCCAATGGTTGTGACTACCCTTATTGCAGAAGGATTGGGAGCTCTTTGCCTACAGCTGGGTTGGTTAGACCCTTCCGTCTACACGGTTCCCAACGGGACACCTAGTCTCTTATTTGGCTTTCTGGCATCCAACGGTGACTGGCGTTATCTCTTAGTGACCCTGGTAATTTTGGTCCTATCTGTTCTGATTTATTTGCCATTTGTAAAAATTGCCCTGTCTAAGGAGGTTGCCCATGAAAAAACGCATTAA
- a CDS encoding leucocin A/sakacin P family class II bacteriocin: MKTQAIERFEVMNSEVLSTVEGGRTIYYGNGVYCNKTCWVDWGQTINSIATNSAMNWATQGNAGWHSGGVA; the protein is encoded by the coding sequence ATGAAAACTCAAGCCATTGAAAGATTTGAAGTTATGAATAGTGAAGTGTTGTCCACTGTTGAAGGTGGGAGAACAATTTATTATGGTAATGGAGTATACTGTAATAAGACATGTTGGGTTGATTGGGGACAAACAATTAATTCAATTGCAACTAATTCTGCTATGAATTGGGCAACTCAAGGTAATGCGGGTTGGCATTCTGGTGGTGTTGCTTAG
- a CDS encoding alpha/beta hydrolase, which yields MKKRIKWLYLILVGLVLIVMTFLGKSYINQMTAHKAKIYNSQMIPTILVPGSDATQERFNDLIADLNSREKNHSVLKLTVHKDDSISYSGKVNNKDRQPFIVIAFENNQDGYANIKKQAEWLDMTMTTLQEKYKFKRFNAIGHSNGGLNWTIFLEKYYDADDFDMQNLLTIGTPYNFEETNMSNKTQMLKDLMAAKDKIPASLSVYNLAGTESYDGDKIVPFASVETGKYIFQKTAKHYTQVTVSGDEAGHSDLPSNPEVIQYIAEKILTNRQDKTVKVRN from the coding sequence ATGAAAAAACGCATTAAGTGGCTCTACTTGATTCTCGTAGGACTAGTTTTAATCGTCATGACCTTCCTTGGAAAGTCTTATATTAATCAGATGACAGCCCACAAGGCAAAAATTTATAATTCACAAATGATCCCAACTATTTTGGTACCTGGTTCAGATGCTACTCAGGAGCGCTTTAATGATTTGATAGCAGATTTAAATAGTCGAGAAAAAAACCATAGCGTTCTCAAACTAACGGTCCATAAGGATGATAGTATCAGCTATTCTGGTAAGGTTAATAACAAGGATCGCCAACCGTTTATTGTGATTGCCTTTGAAAATAACCAGGATGGTTATGCTAATATCAAGAAGCAAGCGGAGTGGCTTGATATGACCATGACAACCCTGCAGGAAAAGTACAAGTTTAAACGTTTTAATGCTATTGGTCACTCCAACGGTGGTCTCAACTGGACTATCTTTTTGGAAAAATATTATGATGCAGATGATTTTGATATGCAAAATCTGCTGACGATTGGGACACCCTACAATTTTGAGGAAACCAATATGTCTAACAAAACTCAGATGCTAAAAGATTTAATGGCTGCTAAGGATAAAATTCCGGCAAGCTTGAGTGTCTACAATCTCGCTGGGACAGAGTCTTATGACGGTGACAAAATAGTTCCTTTTGCCAGTGTTGAGACTGGTAAATATATCTTCCAAAAGACGGCCAAGCACTATACGCAGGTAACGGTATCGGGCGACGAGGCTGGTCATTCGGATTTGCCAAGTAACCCGGAAGTTATTCAGTATATTGCAGAAAAGATTCTTACCAACCGTCAGGATAAGACTGTGAAGGTTAGAAATTAA
- a CDS encoding bacteriocin immunity protein, with translation MSKLKWFSGSKERRDNALDLLESIIIEIREIEGSESLQEFLLTYKDELEKQKAPIPTILSRFNVELSGVLRDSNIILTDRVKEALNSIRKLSYIRYGYY, from the coding sequence ATGTCCAAATTAAAGTGGTTTTCTGGTAGCAAAGAAAGACGGGATAATGCATTGGATTTACTTGAGTCTATAATTATAGAAATACGAGAGATAGAAGGCAGTGAATCTTTACAAGAATTTTTATTGACTTATAAGGATGAGCTTGAGAAACAAAAGGCACCAATTCCAACTATTCTTAGCCGTTTTAACGTAGAGCTGTCTGGAGTACTTAGGGATAGCAATATTATTCTAACTGATAGGGTGAAGGAAGCACTAAACTCTATCAGAAAGTTGTCCTATATAAGATATGGTTATTATTAA
- a CDS encoding class IIb bacteriocin, lactobin A/cerein 7B family: protein MKTQAIEKFYVVNDKQLETINGGVVGTIIAAGGAVMAGFQFAHWLGQMQAESDYNRTHR from the coding sequence ATGAAAACTCAAGCGATTGAAAAATTTTATGTTGTTAATGATAAACAATTAGAGACTATAAACGGAGGTGTGGTAGGTACTATTATTGCTGCCGGTGGGGCAGTGATGGCAGGTTTTCAGTTTGCTCATTGGCTAGGACAGATGCAGGCAGAGTCTGATTACAATCGTACCCATCGCTGA
- a CDS encoding Blp family class II bacteriocin, with protein sequence MKVQAIERFDVMDTEALSTVEGGQASLGCVLGTAGMAGAGFVFGGGPAGAAVLGGATALRLCR encoded by the coding sequence ATGAAAGTTCAAGCGATTGAAAGATTTGACGTTATGGATACTGAAGCTTTATCTACCGTTGAAGGTGGTCAAGCATCGTTGGGATGTGTTCTAGGAACTGCAGGCATGGCTGGTGCTGGCTTTGTATTTGGCGGTGGTCCTGCTGGTGCAGCAGTTTTGGGGGGTGCAACAGCTTTAAGACTGTGTAGGTAA
- a CDS encoding thiol reductase thioredoxin, translating into MNRYKSFLLFSATALLLVGGAVSADEVSQISTQEQPAAVVSQADSQANQPAVTNQEGSQTESNQTGQSQTTSQETAQVQETTAKQEEAPDSNNQVASTQTTQEVANQNQQARESETETNAVTKNDSQEGQYNPDISTEEYEANVADFKQVTMADVYHMFDDQDGSYTLYLGRPTCIYCRKFSPVIKDFNTLSGGQVYYYNTDSADFSTVAKEFLRTKIGAFGTPTVLHLEKGQIVSGQLGSGGTAQELYDKVFKPENTKTNASEETTTGQETQTVGENPTEPAGNTNDSKPSADIKGTTDQSQTKAEATPQTEKLDTNTLTKVINKLASLINALLAKLGI; encoded by the coding sequence ATGAATCGTTATAAATCATTTCTATTATTTTCAGCAACTGCCCTGCTCCTAGTTGGTGGTGCGGTTTCAGCTGATGAAGTCAGTCAAATCTCTACCCAAGAGCAACCAGCTGCAGTAGTGTCCCAAGCTGATAGTCAAGCAAATCAACCAGCTGTAACCAATCAAGAGGGCAGTCAGACTGAATCTAATCAAACAGGACAGTCTCAAACAACTTCCCAAGAGACTGCCCAGGTACAAGAAACTACAGCTAAACAAGAAGAAGCACCTGATTCTAACAATCAAGTGGCCTCCACTCAAACTACCCAAGAAGTAGCTAACCAGAACCAACAGGCTAGGGAATCTGAGACTGAAACTAATGCGGTAACCAAGAATGACAGTCAAGAGGGTCAATACAACCCTGACATCTCAACAGAGGAATATGAAGCGAACGTTGCGGATTTCAAGCAGGTGACTATGGCAGATGTCTACCATATGTTTGATGACCAAGATGGCAGCTATACCCTCTACCTTGGCCGTCCAACCTGCATTTACTGTCGTAAGTTTTCCCCAGTTATCAAGGACTTTAATACCCTTTCAGGTGGTCAAGTCTATTATTACAATACGGATAGTGCCGATTTCAGTACTGTAGCTAAAGAGTTTTTGAGAACAAAAATTGGAGCTTTCGGTACACCGACAGTTCTCCATTTGGAAAAAGGTCAGATTGTTTCTGGTCAGCTAGGCAGTGGTGGTACCGCACAAGAATTGTATGATAAGGTTTTTAAACCAGAAAATACTAAAACCAATGCTTCTGAGGAAACTACAACAGGCCAAGAAACCCAAACAGTTGGTGAAAATCCAACTGAACCAGCTGGAAATACTAATGATAGTAAGCCATCAGCTGACATAAAAGGAACGACTGACCAAAGTCAGACAAAGGCAGAAGCGACCCCTCAAACAGAAAAACTAGACACCAATACATTGACCAAGGTTATCAATAAGCTTGCATCCCTTATCAATGCTCTTTTAGCAAAGTTAGGAATTTAA
- a CDS encoding ABC transporter ATP-binding protein, producing MAENILMELSGITKSYQNGEQELQVLKGIDLTVKEGEFLAIMGPSGSGKSTLMNIIGLLDKPTSGQYTLAGQAVERLTPKEQARVRNEELGFVFQQFFLLSKLNAQDNVELPLIYAGIGGSQRRKLAQQYLERVELSDRSKHLPSELSGGQKQRVAIARALVNNPSIILADEPTGALDTKTSNQILELLTQLNEEGKTIIMVTHEPEIADYAKRKIVIRDGEITQDTTESVRID from the coding sequence ATGGCTGAAAATATTTTAATGGAGCTAAGCGGTATTACCAAATCCTACCAGAATGGTGAGCAGGAGCTCCAGGTCCTTAAAGGTATCGATCTGACTGTCAAAGAAGGGGAGTTCCTTGCCATTATGGGGCCTTCAGGTTCAGGAAAATCAACCCTCATGAATATCATTGGGCTCTTGGACAAACCAACTTCTGGCCAGTACACTTTAGCCGGTCAGGCGGTTGAACGTTTGACGCCCAAGGAGCAGGCCCGTGTCCGTAATGAGGAGCTAGGCTTTGTCTTTCAGCAGTTCTTTCTCCTCTCCAAGCTCAATGCCCAGGATAATGTTGAATTACCTCTGATTTATGCAGGGATCGGTGGCTCCCAGAGGCGTAAACTGGCCCAGCAGTATCTGGAAAGAGTTGAATTGTCAGACCGCAGCAAACATTTGCCGTCTGAACTGTCCGGTGGACAAAAGCAGCGGGTGGCTATTGCGCGTGCCTTGGTTAACAATCCTTCAATTATCTTGGCGGATGAACCGACAGGTGCCTTGGATACCAAGACCAGTAATCAGATTTTGGAACTCTTGACCCAGCTCAATGAGGAAGGTAAGACCATCATCATGGTTACTCACGAGCCTGAAATTGCTGACTACGCCAAGCGAAAGATTGTTATCCGTGATGGCGAGATTACCCAAGACACGACCGAAAGTGTTCGGATTGACTAG
- a CDS encoding ComC/BlpC family leader-containing pheromone/bacteriocin, which produces MEFNFDKYEKLTTKNLSIIIGGNWWQAFLNA; this is translated from the coding sequence ATAGAATTTAATTTTGATAAATACGAAAAATTGACAACAAAAAATTTATCAATCATTATTGGCGGTAACTGGTGGCAAGCATTTCTTAATGCTTAG
- a CDS encoding peptide cleavage/export ABC transporter, with amino-acid sequence MSFYKFVPQIDARDCGVAALASIARHYGANYSLAHLRELAKTDKEGTTALGIVEAAKAMGFETRAVRADMSLFEEEEIPYPFIAHVNKEGKLQHYYVVYKAKKNHLIIGDPDPSVKVTKMSKERFEKEWDGISIFLAPEPAYKPHKDKKNGLLSFVPIILKQKGLIFQISLASLLVTLIDILGSYYLQGILDSYIPNQMISTLTMVSVGLVITYIIQQIMTFSRDYLLTVLSQRLTIDVILSYIRHIFSLPMSFFATRRTGEITSRFSDANSIIDALASTILSIFLDCFILIIIGAVLLLQNANLFLLTLLSIPIYTIIILAFMKPFEKMNQDVMEANSMVSSAIIEDINGMETIKSLTSEDTRYRNVDNEFVDYLDKSFKRHKYEILQTSLKKGAQLILNVAILWFGSTLVMVNKISIGQLVAYNSLLTYFTNPLENIINLQTKLQSAKVANNRLNEVYLVSSEFDQKTTKVNQEALSGDIVFSDVSYKYGFGRDTLTDINLKIAKGSKISLVGISGSGKTTLAKLIVNFFQPYKGEITIKSLNTNLLDKRLLRKYINYLPQQPYVFSGSILENLTLGADESVSQEDIMKACEMTEIRRDIEQMPLGYQTELSDGAGLSGGQKQRIALARALLTKSPIMVLDEATSGLDVLTEKKVIDNLMKMTEKTIIFVAHRLSISERTDKIVVLDQGRIIETGSHQDLLKKQGFYYQLFNK; translated from the coding sequence ATGTCTTTCTACAAATTTGTTCCCCAAATTGATGCCAGGGATTGTGGGGTGGCAGCTCTCGCTTCTATCGCTCGCCACTACGGAGCCAACTATTCTTTAGCGCATTTGCGTGAACTGGCCAAAACCGATAAGGAAGGGACAACGGCCTTAGGTATCGTAGAAGCTGCCAAGGCTATGGGCTTTGAGACTCGGGCTGTCCGAGCTGATATGAGCCTTTTTGAAGAAGAGGAGATTCCCTATCCCTTTATCGCTCATGTTAACAAGGAAGGAAAGCTCCAGCACTACTATGTGGTTTACAAGGCCAAGAAAAATCATCTGATTATCGGCGACCCTGACCCAAGTGTCAAGGTAACCAAGATGAGTAAAGAAAGGTTTGAAAAAGAATGGGATGGTATTTCTATTTTCTTGGCTCCAGAACCAGCCTACAAACCCCATAAGGATAAGAAAAATGGTCTATTAAGCTTTGTCCCAATCATTCTCAAGCAAAAGGGGCTTATCTTCCAGATCAGTTTGGCCAGTCTTTTAGTGACCCTGATTGATATCTTGGGTTCCTACTATTTACAGGGGATTCTAGATAGTTATATTCCTAACCAAATGATTTCAACCTTGACCATGGTCTCGGTCGGACTGGTCATTACCTATATTATCCAGCAAATTATGACCTTTTCACGGGACTATCTCCTAACGGTCCTCAGTCAAAGACTGACAATCGATGTCATACTATCCTACATCCGTCATATCTTTTCCTTGCCCATGTCTTTTTTTGCGACTAGGCGGACAGGAGAAATTACCTCTCGTTTTTCGGATGCCAATTCCATCATTGATGCCCTGGCTTCAACCATTCTCTCGATTTTCTTGGATTGCTTCATCTTAATCATTATCGGGGCTGTCTTGCTTCTGCAAAACGCCAATCTCTTCCTCCTAACTTTGCTGTCTATCCCAATCTACACAATTATCATCCTTGCCTTTATGAAACCCTTTGAAAAAATGAACCAAGATGTCATGGAAGCCAACAGTATGGTTAGCTCTGCTATCATTGAAGATATCAACGGGATGGAAACCATCAAGTCGCTGACTAGTGAGGATACTCGCTACCGCAATGTTGATAATGAGTTTGTTGATTATCTAGATAAGTCCTTTAAACGCCACAAGTACGAAATTTTACAAACTTCCCTTAAAAAGGGAGCCCAGCTGATTTTAAATGTCGCCATCCTCTGGTTTGGCTCAACACTGGTTATGGTCAATAAGATCTCCATTGGTCAACTCGTTGCCTATAATTCTCTCTTAACCTACTTTACCAATCCGCTGGAAAACATCATCAACTTACAAACCAAGCTGCAATCGGCCAAAGTAGCCAATAATCGGCTCAATGAAGTTTACCTTGTTTCCTCGGAATTCGACCAGAAAACTACGAAAGTTAATCAGGAGGCTCTGTCTGGAGATATTGTCTTTTCTGATGTCTCCTACAAATACGGGTTCGGTCGAGATACCCTGACCGACATTAACCTTAAAATTGCCAAAGGTTCGAAAATCAGCTTGGTCGGTATCAGTGGCTCTGGGAAAACGACGCTGGCTAAACTGATTGTCAACTTTTTCCAACCCTACAAGGGAGAAATCACTATTAAGAGCCTAAATACCAACCTTTTGGATAAAAGGCTTCTTCGCAAATATATCAACTACCTACCTCAGCAACCTTATGTCTTTTCCGGAAGCATCTTAGAAAATTTGACTTTAGGTGCCGACGAGTCTGTCAGTCAAGAGGACATCATGAAAGCCTGTGAGATGACTGAAATCAGAAGAGATATCGAGCAAATGCCACTGGGTTATCAAACTGAGCTATCCGATGGGGCGGGACTCTCAGGTGGTCAAAAACAAAGGATAGCTCTGGCACGTGCCCTCCTGACAAAGTCACCGATTATGGTCTTAGACGAAGCGACTAGCGGGCTAGATGTCTTAACAGAAAAAAAGGTCATTGACAACCTGATGAAGATGACCGAGAAAACCATTATTTTTGTGGCCCACCGACTCAGCATTTCTGAGCGGACTGACAAAATTGTTGTTCTTGACCAGGGAAGAATTATTGAAACAGGTTCCCATCAGGATTTGCTTAAAAAGCAAGGCTTCTACTATCAACTTTTTAATAAATAA
- a CDS encoding efflux RND transporter periplasmic adaptor subunit: MTRTRKKKAMSKRKKWSLIGISVFAALVLAFLIVKAFMGAGGSGNLYKTAKANKGNLASSTILSGKVKSVSEQYVYYEPNKGSTPNIQVHVGDQVSAGQALVQYDATSAQADYDSAVRALNKAASDIQNFKTANALIAGTTEYNSQLQSLNDAYADAQGVVTKAQLALNSTTVLSDVSGTVVEVADSVNPSSQTSQTLVHVASEGQLQIQGTLTEYDLANVKVGQEVTIKSKVYPDKEWTGKISYISNYPNEKNDASSGGSQSSSSSSSSSGSTYNYKVDITSDIGDLKQGFSTSIEVKSDTESILVPVKAVTTSGDRSYVWVYDSKTGRISKTQVTLGNADAKKQQIVAGLDEGKTVIANPSKNFKDGQKLSKSEMAASDKG; the protein is encoded by the coding sequence ATGACACGTACACGCAAGAAGAAGGCCATGTCTAAAAGGAAGAAGTGGTCTCTGATTGGAATTTCAGTTTTTGCTGCCCTAGTACTTGCTTTTTTGATTGTCAAAGCCTTTATGGGGGCTGGTGGTTCCGGAAACCTCTATAAGACTGCTAAGGCAAACAAGGGCAACCTAGCTTCCTCAACCATTTTGTCTGGGAAGGTTAAGTCGGTATCTGAGCAGTATGTTTATTATGAGCCAAACAAGGGAAGTACCCCTAATATTCAAGTCCATGTAGGGGATCAGGTTTCTGCTGGTCAAGCCTTGGTTCAGTATGATGCAACTTCTGCTCAGGCTGATTACGATAGTGCTGTTCGTGCCCTCAACAAGGCAGCATCTGATATTCAAAATTTTAAGACAGCCAACGCTTTGATTGCAGGGACAACTGAATATAATAGCCAGTTGCAGTCTCTTAATGATGCCTATGCGGATGCACAGGGCGTGGTAACAAAGGCTCAATTGGCCCTCAATTCGACCACAGTTCTCAGTGATGTTTCTGGGACGGTAGTGGAAGTAGCTGACAGTGTCAACCCTTCTAGTCAGACCAGCCAGACCTTAGTTCATGTAGCTAGTGAAGGTCAGCTGCAAATTCAGGGGACTCTGACCGAATATGATTTGGCTAATGTCAAGGTTGGTCAAGAAGTTACCATCAAATCCAAGGTTTACCCTGATAAGGAATGGACCGGTAAGATTAGCTATATTTCCAACTATCCTAATGAAAAAAATGATGCTAGCAGTGGAGGCAGTCAGTCCAGTTCTTCATCTTCCTCTTCATCTGGTTCTACCTATAACTACAAGGTAGATATTACCAGCGATATTGGCGACCTCAAGCAAGGTTTCTCAACCTCTATCGAAGTCAAGAGCGATACGGAAAGTATCCTGGTGCCAGTTAAGGCGGTGACGACTAGCGGAGATCGATCTTATGTCTGGGTTTACGATAGTAAGACTGGTAGAATTTCCAAGACACAAGTTACCCTAGGGAATGCTGATGCTAAGAAACAGCAAATCGTTGCCGGTCTTGATGAAGGTAAAACCGTTATCGCTAACCCAAGCAAGAACTTTAAAGATGGGCAAAAGTTGTCAAAATCAGAAATGGCAGCATCTGATAAGGGGTGA